From the Garra rufa chromosome 17, GarRuf1.0, whole genome shotgun sequence genome, one window contains:
- the LOC141289435 gene encoding NACHT, LRR and PYD domains-containing protein 3-like, with translation MAYDPVLLHNTLEDLENYDLKKFKSLLKDDKKIRAGKLENAEVPAIVDMMLLNYGDDGAVKITLNILRKMNQNQLAEDLQKSLEEYFGLQKFLKSHKMNMREKVEYIFEGINRNEAYLKEVYTELFITEGEIKEVNCEHEALQIDDTFKTCKSQDRPIKCNDVFILTKNKKKIVLTKGIAGIGKTVSVQKFILDWAEGKANNDIDCVFLLPFRKINCIKDREISLHEFLQKFNPELKDLDTERVERMYSRKLAFIFDGLDESQLPSDFDSGMVTCVEERSSVDQLFTSLVNATLLPSALIWITSRPAAANQIPPEYVGLFTEVRGFTDQQKEQYFRKRITDETQASRLISHIKKSHSLYIMCYIPVFCRIIATVLQDILIENNAETINTTLTEMYIHFLLIQMNMKSQKHDIKKERDFTKLLDSNKAMILKLAKLAYQQLKNKNLVFYEKDLQACGINVNENFESTGMLTELFKQEAGLHEMKVFCFVHLSVQEFLAAMHVFLCYLDKNMEELQFFFEEKKSGVWDKCLVLLQSRRNKLPINISLHALLEKVIEKAMQSQRGHFDLFLRFLMGISLESNQKMLRDLFTHHEDSKDSITKTANHITKLLQRQDISPETSVNLFYCLLELNDKSFYMEILRYLRSRKRTNHSSSMCSLLACVLMMSGEVVDVLEMNRHTNEGYTNLLPAVRCCRKADLSCCKLNDTCCETVALALQIPNSPLIELNISDNDLQDSGVKLLSEGMKSPNCQLKTLSPMVPASYASEAAECGTFLLQVALHIKMQLQRFTTERTKSQYSSSCIYSHENAQRLQKDPPSHLITQHSRMYSVSGQPPINHLIDHGTVLPGVKFPKGRVYSLSTLECKAMEHYIQEALQQGFI, from the exons AATATTTTGGCCTGCAAAAATTCTTGAAATCTCACAAAATGAACATGAGGGAGAAAGTAGAATACATTTTCGAGGGTATAAATAGAAATGAAGCATACCTCAAGGAAGTTTACACAGAGCTCTTCATTACAGAGGGGGAAATTAAAGAAGTCAATTGTGAACATGAGGCTTTACAGATTGATGATACTTTTAAAACTTGTAAATCACAGGACAGGCCAATCAAATGCAACGATGTATTTATTCTGAccaaaaataagaaaaagattGTGCTGACCAAAGGCATTGCTggaattggaaaaacagtctccgTACAAaagttcattctggactgggctgaaggaaAAGCCAATAACGATATAGactgtgtgtttctgcttccattcAGAAAGATTAACTGCATTAAAGACAGAGAGATCAGTCTGCATGAGTTTCTACAAAAATTTAATCCTGAACTGAAGGACCTAGATACAGAAAGGGTGGAAAGGATGTATAGTCGTAAGCTTGCATTCATATTTGATGGACTGGATGAGAGTCAGCTGCCCTCAGATTTTGACAGTGGAATGGTGACATGTGTTGAGGAGCGATCATCAGTAGATCAACTGTTTACAAGTCTGGTGAACGCGACTTTACTTCCATCAGCTCTCATCTGGATTACATCACGACCAGCAGCTGCCAATCAGATCCCTCCTGAGTATGTAGGACTGTTCACTGAGGTGCGAGGATTCACTGACCAGCAGAAGGAGCAATACTTCAGAAAGAGGATCACAGATGAGACTCAGGCCTCCAGATTGATCTCACACATTAAGAAATCTCATAGCCTCTACATCATGTGCTACATTCCAGTGTTTTGTAGGATCATAGCCACTGTTCTTCAAGACATCCTCATTGAAAACAATGCAGAGACCATCAATACGACACTCACCgaaatgtacatccacttcctgCTAATACAGATGAACATGAAAAGCCAGAAGCAtgacataaaaaaagaaagagactTCACCAAGCTCTTAGATTCCAATAAAGCAATGATTCTGAAATTAGCCAAGCTAGCATATCAACAACTAAAGAACAAAAACCTTGTGTTCTATGAGAAAGATCTGCAAGCATGTGGCATTAATGTGAATGAAAACTTTGAATCCACAGGAATGCTCACTGAGTTATTTAAGCAAGAAGCTGGACTTCATGAGATGAAGGTCTTCTGCTTTGTGCATTTGAGTGTTCAAGAGTTTCTTGCTGCCATGCACGTGTTCCTCTGCTACCTGGACAAGAACATGGAGGAGCTTCAGTTTTTCTTTGAGGAGAAGAAAAGCGGAGTCTGGGACAAATGTTTGGTTCTCCTTCAGTCTAGAAGAAATAAACTCCCCATAAATATTTCATTGCATGCTTTACTAGAGAAGGTTATTGAGAAAGCAATGCAGAGTCAGAGGGgacattttgacttgtttttgcgTTTTCTAATGGGAATTTCATTAGAATCCAATCAGAAAATGCTTAGAGACCTGTTCACACACCATGAAGACAGCAAAGACAGCATCACAAAAACAGCTAACCACATTACAAAACTATTACAAAGACAGGATATCTCACCTGAAACTTCAGTAAACCTGTTTTACTGCTTACTTGAGCTCAATGACAAGTCATTTTATATGGAAATCCTGAGGTACCTCCGATCAAGAAAAAGAACAAACCATTCATCTTCCATGTGCTCACTGCTGGCCTGCGTACTGATGATGTCAGGGGAGGTGGTGGATGTGCTCGAAATGAACAGGCACACAAATGAAGGTTACACAAATCTTCTGCCTGCTGTGAGATGCTGTAGAAAAGCAGA tcTCTCATGCTGTAAGCTCAATGATACCTGCTGTGAGACTGTGGCTTTGGCCTTGCAGATACCAAACTCACCCCTGATAGAGCTGAACATAAGTGacaatgacctgcaggactcaggagtgaagctgctctCTGAAGGAATGAAAAGCCCAAACTGTCAGCTGAAGACACTGAG TCCCATGGTCCCTGCTTCATATGCGAGTGAGGCAGCTGAGTGTGGCACTTTTCTCCTTCAAGTTGCTCTACACATCAAGATGCAGCTGCAAAGATTTACCACTGAAAGAACCAAG TCTCAGTACAGCTCAAGTTGCATCTACTCTCATGAAAACGCCCAGAGACTTCAGAAGGACCCACCATCCCATCTAATTACACAGCATTCCAGGATGTATTCAGTAAGCGGGCAGCCACCCATTAACCACCTCATTGACCATGGGACCGTGCTGCCTGGTGTTAAATTCCCTAAAGGTAGAGTTTACTCCCTGTCCACCCTGGAGTGCAAGGCTATGGAgcattacatccaggaggctctccaacaagGCTTCATATAG